The Syngnathus typhle isolate RoL2023-S1 ecotype Sweden linkage group LG16, RoL_Styp_1.0, whole genome shotgun sequence genome includes a region encoding these proteins:
- the LOC133169502 gene encoding kelch repeat and BTB domain-containing protein 11: MTEGQGPGGGVAAIEADVIHHTASLVASTDKARELCPGIVQRSFGDDPEFSVPIVFEKEYLLDGRLITENNHNDCQKGNGSYMASASDFRFSKEKNAVDVPSNADSSVSHCASGQIPNGARAKEFADTKPSSDQSDLSRKLEGSSVAINQLSGKTEPDLLIEVGGQTINAHKSVLAEKSDYFKARLSRNILKVKGMSYKTFSTLIDYVYTSQMNVSKENVVEVITGAKILQIPCAVQAAMDRMTEQITAGNCYEILSIAKKQRLSELKETAYGFMSDNFLQILKDPAVYGRLTGSERDLILKKRTDGRKTLMAAEINDVFERVGSRPPSRCGSRPQSPSSVGSLEESHTIYCFNEVANDWRALTTMPEDVNTKGCGICTMYNYLFVAGGIKGDKGRASDKVFCYNPKTNLWSEIRPMTQARAQLKLVSMDGHLYAIGGECLFTVEKYDPRMARWTAVAPLPKGAFAVAHEATTCNGELYVSGGSLFYRLLKYDTKRDEWQECPYNNSRKKSTDMVALKSFIYRFDVTREQGINVFKYNSIVKMWHDCASQRLGSSLPFRCAVVGNCIYCVNKSQTLQFVVEEENAYFVEEPLRAPLEAKGVLFPFVLTLPEKPEKVPPGCEPESQN, translated from the coding sequence ATGACCGAGGGCCAAGGACCTGGAGGAGGAGTTGCTGCAATCGAGGCTGATGTCATCCACCACACTGCCAGCCTGGTGGCAAGCACTGACAAGGCCAGGGAGTTATGTCCAGGCATTGTCCAAAGGTCCTTCGGGGATGACCCAGAATTCAGTGTCCCTATAGTGTTTGAAAAGGAATACCTGCTGGATGGAAGACTGATAACTGAAAACAACCATAACGATTGTCAAAAAGGTAACGGGTCATACATGGCAAGTGCAAGTGACTTTCGTTTCTCCAAAGAAAAGAACGCGGTGGACGTTCCATCGAATGCCGACTCTAGTGTGTCCCACTGTGCGAGCGGTCAAATCCCCAATGGCGCAAGAGCGAAAGAGTTTGCCGATACCAAACCATCATCTGATCAATCAGACCTATCACGCAAACTCGAGGGCAGCTCAGTTGCGATCAATCAGTTGTCTGGTAAAACCGAGCCCGATTTACTCATCGAAGTTGGCGGTCAGACGATCAACGCTCACAAGTCGGTCCTGGCAGAAAAGAGCGACTACTTCAAAGCTCGGCTCTCACGAAACATCCTCAAAGTGAAAGGCATGAGCTATAagactttttctactctaatcgACTATGTTTACACTTCCCAGATGAACGTTTCGAAAGAAAATGTCGTCGAAGTCATCACGGGGGCTAAAATCCTCCAGATTCCTTGCGCCGTCCAGGCGGCAATGGACCGCATGACAGAACAAATCACGGCGGGAAACTGCTATGAGATTCTGAGCATCGCTAAAAAGCAGCGACTTAGCGAACTGAAGGAGACCGCCTACGGGTTCATGAGCGACAACTTCCTGCAGATCCTCAAGGACCCCGCCGTATATGGCCGTCTGACCGGGTCCGAGCGCGATCTTATCCTGAAGAAAAGAACGGACGGGAGGAAGACTCTCATGGCTGCCGAGATAAACGACGTTTTTGAACGTGTCGGGAGCCGACCGCCGAGCCGTTGCGGAAGCCGTCCACAGAGCCCCTCGTCCGTGGGGTCGCTGGAGGAGAGTCACACCATCTACTGCTTCAACGAAGTGGCCAACGACTGGAGAGCTTTGACAACCATGCCCGAGGACGTCAACACTAAAGGCTGTGGAATCTGCACGATGTATAACTACCTGTTTGTGGCAGGTGGAATAAAAGGGGACAAGGGGAGGGCATCAGACAAGGTCTTCTGCTACAACCCCAAAACAAACCTCTGGTCAGAGATCCGACCCATGACGCAGGCCCGTGCCCAACTGAAGCTCGTGTCCATGGATGGGCACCTGTATGCTATCGGAGGTGAGTGTCTGTTTACCGTCGAAAAATATGACCCTCGTATGGCCCGCTGGACCGCCGTGGCCCCTTTGCCCAAGGGCGCCTTCGCGGTAGCTCACGAGGCCACCACCTGCAACGGGGAGCTTTACGTCTCCGGGGGCTCGCTCTTCTATCGCCTCCTCAAGTATGACACAAAGAGAGACGAGTGGCAAGAATGCCCGTACAACAACAGCAGGAAGAAGTCGACGGATATGGTGGCGCTGAAGAGCTTCATTTACCGCTTCGACGTGACCCGCGAGCAAGGGATCAACGTGTTCAAgtacaacagcattgtgaaaaTGTGGCACGATTGCGCGTCGCAGAGGCTCGGCAGCTCCTTGCCGTTTCGGTGCGCCGTCGTAGGGAACTGCATCTACTGTGTGAACAAAAGCCAGACTCTTCAATTcgtggtggaggaggagaacGCCTACTTTGTAGAGGAGCCGCTGAGGGCGCCTCTCGAAGCCAAAGGCgttctttttccttttgtgcTCACTTTGCCTGAAAAGCCTGAGAAAGTTCCTCCCGGGTGCGAACCAGAGTCACAGAACTAG